GCGTGGCGGCCGAGGCCGTAGATGTACGTGAGGGCGATCTCGATGCGCTTGTTGCGCGGGAGGTCGACGCCAGCGATGCGTGCCATGGGACGTAGCTCCTAGGTGATCTCGGTCGAGGTCCGTGAGGTGATGGTGCGCAGCGGGCTTCGTCGCGAAGGCGCCGCGCCGCGCATCACCCCTGGCGCTGCTTGTGGCGAGTGTTGGTGCAGATGACCCGCACGACGCCCTTGCGCTTGATGACCTTGCACTTGGGACAGATGGGCTTGACCGACGCGCGAACTTTCATGACGGTTCCAGAGTGGGGGCGGAGGGTTCAGAACGAATCGTGTCCGGGATCGCCAGGCGTCGAAGAGGCACGGGACAGGACCCAGGGTCCCTCGTCGAGGATGGCGATGGTGTGCTCGAAGTGCGCCGAGAGGCTTCGGTCCTTGGTGACCGCGGTCCAGCGGTCATCTAGCACCTCTACGTCAGGGAGGCCGGCGTTTACCATAGGTTCTACGGCGATGACAAGGC
This is a stretch of genomic DNA from Myxococcales bacterium. It encodes these proteins:
- the rpmJ gene encoding 50S ribosomal protein L36; protein product: MKVRASVKPICPKCKVIKRKGVVRVICTNTRHKQRQG